The following proteins are encoded in a genomic region of Actinomadura sp. NAK00032:
- a CDS encoding MBL fold metallo-hydrolase gives MTAPEPAITDDALMAVLRAVARAVLERPSAARLPSDPAALVEEHTPLLLEAVERFPALRRRAAGHLTGAGDEARALAAVLLHPEDGVVRAGLGWIRRRDRAAQRAGREAERASRDAERAARRIDHLRDRLRTEQGRLEYARSDLREASERLAATREALAERAEQAEALALRLATERHRWTDRRALAAALLAVLERSPAGRGGTVPGEALGFLRDLVDPAPPPVAVTAELDLRVVPLGGDDHIGGSCVLVEAGGTRILVDAGLRPGDRAGPPRDIGRALDGPLDAVIVTHAHNDHCGYVPALVARRPGLRVLATPETAALMPVMWADTAKVLAARERGRARWGDGGDVLYGAPDVEAASRRREELPFGVPRRIGALTAELFPAGHILGAAGVVVRAGDRRVVVTGDISGFRQETVGGYAVPESARSADLLVLESTCCADDHDDRDLRAKELVRTVAEVHRGGGRVLVPAFALGRAQEVALTLRRHLPEVPVRVDGMAADLAAVFASLDPALRVFGGTAAVADRPAELDAFRTGVVISTSGMLTGGPAVQWAARILPEPGSALLISGYQDEESPGRALLDLAEKGGVFPLLDRGREITVPVRARVGVIRLSAHADRRGLLDIADEVAAREVMLVHGVPGRQRTFAETLRVHGGRPVATGPWRPDGTAGRK, from the coding sequence ATGACCGCCCCCGAGCCCGCCATCACCGACGACGCGCTCATGGCGGTGCTGCGCGCGGTGGCGCGGGCGGTGCTGGAGCGGCCGTCCGCCGCCCGGCTCCCGTCCGACCCCGCCGCGCTGGTGGAGGAGCACACCCCGCTGCTGCTGGAGGCGGTCGAGCGGTTCCCGGCGCTGCGCCGCCGGGCCGCCGGGCACCTGACCGGCGCGGGCGACGAGGCGCGCGCGCTGGCCGCCGTCCTGCTGCATCCCGAGGACGGCGTCGTCCGGGCCGGGCTGGGCTGGATCAGGCGGCGCGACCGGGCCGCCCAGCGCGCCGGGCGGGAGGCCGAACGCGCGAGCCGGGACGCCGAGCGCGCCGCCCGCCGCATCGACCACCTCCGCGACCGCCTCAGGACCGAGCAGGGCCGGCTGGAGTACGCGCGGAGCGACCTGCGGGAGGCGTCCGAGCGGCTCGCGGCGACCCGGGAGGCGCTGGCCGAGCGGGCGGAGCAGGCGGAGGCCCTGGCTCTGCGCCTGGCGACCGAGCGCCACCGCTGGACGGACCGGCGCGCCCTCGCCGCCGCCCTCCTCGCCGTCCTCGAACGGTCCCCGGCCGGCCGCGGCGGCACGGTGCCGGGGGAGGCGCTCGGGTTCCTGCGCGACCTGGTGGATCCGGCGCCGCCGCCGGTCGCCGTCACCGCGGAACTGGACCTGCGCGTCGTCCCGCTCGGCGGCGACGACCACATCGGCGGGTCCTGCGTGCTCGTCGAGGCGGGCGGGACGCGGATCCTCGTCGACGCGGGGCTGCGGCCCGGCGACCGCGCCGGTCCGCCGCGCGACATCGGCCGCGCGCTCGACGGCCCGCTGGACGCGGTCATCGTCACGCACGCGCACAACGACCACTGCGGCTACGTGCCCGCCCTGGTCGCGCGGCGCCCGGGGCTGCGGGTGCTCGCGACGCCGGAGACCGCGGCGCTGATGCCGGTGATGTGGGCCGACACCGCCAAGGTGCTCGCGGCGCGGGAGCGCGGCCGGGCCCGGTGGGGCGACGGCGGCGACGTCCTCTACGGGGCGCCGGACGTCGAGGCGGCGTCCCGGCGCCGCGAGGAGCTGCCGTTCGGGGTGCCGCGCCGGATCGGCGCGCTGACCGCCGAGCTGTTCCCGGCCGGGCACATCCTGGGCGCGGCCGGGGTCGTGGTGCGCGCCGGCGACCGCCGCGTCGTCGTCACGGGCGACATCTCGGGGTTCCGGCAGGAGACGGTCGGCGGCTACGCCGTCCCCGAGTCCGCCCGGTCCGCCGACCTGCTCGTGCTGGAGTCGACCTGCTGCGCCGACGACCACGACGACCGGGACCTGCGGGCGAAGGAGCTGGTGCGGACGGTCGCCGAGGTCCACCGGGGCGGCGGCCGGGTGCTGGTCCCCGCGTTCGCGCTCGGCCGCGCCCAGGAGGTCGCGCTGACCCTGCGGCGGCACCTGCCGGAGGTGCCGGTGCGCGTGGACGGCATGGCCGCCGACCTGGCCGCGGTGTTCGCCTCCCTGGACCCGGCGCTGCGGGTGTTCGGGGGCACCGCCGCGGTCGCGGACCGGCCCGCCGAGCTGGACGCCTTCCGGACCGGCGTCGTCATCTCCACGTCGGGCATGCTGACCGGCGGCCCGGCCGTCCAGTGGGCGGCCCGGATCCTCCCCGAACCGGGCAGCGCGCTGCTCATCTCCGGCTACCAGGACGAGGAGTCGCCGGGCCGGGCGCTGCTGGACCTCGCGGAAAAGGGCGGCGTTTTCCCGCTGCTCGACCGCGGCCGCGAGATCACCGTTCCGGTGCGCGCCCGCGTCGGTGTGATCCGCCTTTCCGCGCACGCCGACCGCCGCGGCCTGCTCGACATCGCCGACGAGGTCGCCGCGCGCGAGGTCATGCTCGTCCACGGCGTCCCGGGACGGCAGCGGACGTTCGCCGAAACCCTCCGTGTCCACGGCGGACGTCCGGTCGCGACCGGCCCTTGGCGACCGGACGGCACGGCCGGGCGGAAGTGA